Proteins encoded in a region of the Uloborus diversus isolate 005 chromosome 1, Udiv.v.3.1, whole genome shotgun sequence genome:
- the LOC129234408 gene encoding glutamyl-tRNA(Gln) amidotransferase subunit C, mitochondrial-like, with protein sequence MSKLVLKRFHLKFVGTTSRKFSSCAALAAVSKDVIESLERLALVDFSTEASIERLEKAIKFADQLMEVDVSGVEPIISTVYERNKNLRDDVVLEASNREKLMKIAPVKEEFYYVAPPGAFSRNQDEK encoded by the exons ATgagtaaattagttttaaaacgttttcatctaaaatttgtaGGCACTACATCCAGAAAATTTTCATCCTGTGCTGCGCTG GCTGCTGTTAGCAAAGATGTTATTGAAAGTTTGGAAAGACTTGCCTTAGTAGATTTTAGCACAGAAGCTAGTATTGAAAGGCTTGAAAAGGCTATTAAGTTTGCGGATCAGTTGATGGAAGTAGATGTTTCAGGTGTTGAGCCAATTATTAGTACTGTTTATGAAAG gAACAAAAATTTGCGTGATGATGTTGTTTTAGAAGCTTCAAATAgagaaaaattgatgaaaatagcTCCAGTTAAAGAAGAATTTTATTATGTTGCACCACCAG GTGCATTTTCAAGGAATCAAGATGAAAAGTAG
- the LOC129234409 gene encoding pleckstrin homology domain-containing family M member 1-like — translation MDLLWKKAALPSIEDFAKDLIIKKNLTTELRRSIRALQEGNLENPDIPDSDERANALCYVLEAVFIHGLKDKISAKVSSVFGSNSEKIPEPQFWSVVAKYCHKNVILEVNNFNQITTDIGRCRAWLRVALNDGLIVSYIGTMLNDKGSLQKYYSSSAYMLDEEQSDIMKQLLEGTSVFHFEFSCNNSSLNVWNNLPLTLANLWTPPITPQPVMPAVEVIDFFTEQKTQAEVYIKTEALKHKADRSSVATQSDATGEASSSESKDTSESGRHHEITETLAEPHDISSPNGAVSTPPMTELTQSNETNNVSDYTKLPTMQPNVHQHDETCSKISSSDSVPDFVREISDDSPDHSTRTGSLGNKLNEKCGWSSEFEQDREQKEADIDQSYDSLLQSYNKNLSKVVIGTPELAETFSSIMGKSDEDESEDFSSSTKSPDFDFEIVPKYLTTEGADVETKRMLSIIDKICPEQGLDSQNFKCCACGRPVGMIYGKARVCNFDGYNYCYDCHENDEFYIPARMVHSWDFKQYPVSKRSHAFLLRMVKDPILDIKIINPCLYNAVEEMAQMQLLRTQLTFLRSYIFTCKESIVEELRTRLWPREYLFEHVHLYAIDDLLEIPNGTLANTLQKIIVFAKNHVSKCQLCLLKGFICEVCNNPKPIYPFDVDSTYHCEKCLAVYHATCMDANKFCPKCARRYKRQQLLESASTD, via the exons ATGGATTTATTATGGAAAAAGGCTGCTCTTCCTAGTATTGAAGACTTTGCTAAAGATCttattataaagaaaaatttgACAACAGAACTACGTCGTTCGATCCGTGCTTTACAAGAGGGCAATTTAGAAAATCCTGACATTCCTGATAGCGACGAGAGAGCGAACGCATTGTGCTACGTTTTAGAGGCTGTATTTATCCATGGCCTCAAGgataaaatatccgcaaaagtgTCTTCTGTATTTGGTTCCAATAGTGAGAAAATACCTGAGCCACAGTTTTGGAGCGTAGTTGCAAAATATTGTCACAAAAATGTGATTTTGGAAGTGAACAATTTCAATCAAATCACTACCGACATTGGACGTTGTCGGGCTTGGTTGAGAGTTGCTCTCAACGATGGGTTAATAGTTAGTTACATAGGAACAATGTTGAATGATAAGGGCAGCCTGCAAAAGTATTACAGTTCCTCAGCGTATATGCTGGACGAAGAGCAATCCGACATCATGAAACAACTTTTAGAAGGAACTAGTGTGTTTCATTTTGAGTTTTCTTGTAACAATAGTTCTTTAAACGTTTGGAATAATTTGCCATTAACTCTGGCAAATTTATGGACTCCACCAATCACACCACAGCCTGTAATGCCTGCAGTTGAAGTGATCGACTTTTTCACAGAGCAAAAAACTCAAGCTGAAGTGTACATCAAAACTGAGGCACTCAAGCACAAGGCTGATAGGTCCTCCGTTGCAACACAATCAGATGCCACAGGAGAAGCATCATCCTCTGAAAGTAAAGACACATCTGAATCAGGTAGACATCATGAAATAACAGAAACTTTAGCAGAGCCTCATGACATAAGTAGTCCAAATGGGGCTGTCTCAACCCCTCCCATGACAGAACTTACTCAAAGCAACGAAACAAATAATGTTTCGGACTACACAAAACTTCCAACCATGCAGCCTAATGTTCATCAGCACGACGAGACTTGCTCAAAAATTTCCTCTTCCGATTCTGTTCCAGACTTTGTCAGGGAAATAAGCGATGATTCTCCTGATCACTCTACAAGGACTGGATCGCTGGGAAACAAGCTCAACGAGAAATGTGGCTGGTCATCAGAGTTTGAGCAGGACCGGGAGCAGAAAGAAGCCGATATTGATCAGAGCTATGATTCTCTCTTGCAGAGTTACAATAAAAATCTGAGCAAAGTTGTCATTGGCACCCCGGAACTGGCAGAAACATTTTCTTCCATAATGGGAAAATCTGACGAAGACGAGAGTGaa gatttttcctCAAGTACAAAGTCTCctgattttgattttgaaattgttCCCAAGTACTTGACAACAGAAGGGGCTGATGTAGAAACCAAAAGAATGCTCTCCATTATTGATAAAATTTGCCCAGAGCAAGGCTTAGACagtcaaaatttcaaatgttgCGCCTGTGGACGTCCAGTTGGAATGATTTATGGTAAAGCACGTGTATGCAATTTCGATGGCTACAATTATTGTTACGATTGCCATGAGAATGACGAGTTTTACATTCCAGCTCGAATGGTTCACAGTTGGGATTTTAAACAGTATCCTGTATCAAAAAGGTCTCATGCTTTTTTGTTAAGAATGGTCAAAGATCCTATCTTAGACATAAAGATCATAAATCCTTGTCTGTATAACGCTGTTGAAGAAATGGCTCAGATGCAGTTATTGAGGACCCAGTTGACATTCTTGCGCTCTTACATCTTCACCTGTAAAGAATCCATTGTGGAGGAATTAAGAACAAGGTTGTGGCCTCGAGAATACCTGTTTGAGCATGTGCATTTATATGCTATTGATGATCTTTTAGAAATTCCTAATGGAACTTTAGCTAACACTctgcagaaaattattgtttttgctAAGAATCATGTCTCAAAATGTCAGTTGTGCCTTTTGAAAGGTTTTATTTGTGAAGTATGTAACAATCCTAAGCCCATTTATCCGTTTGACGTCGATTCCACGTACCATTGTGAGAAATGTCTTGCAGTGTATCATGCCACTTGTATGGATGCCAACAAGTTCTGCCCAAAATGTGCTCGTAGGTATAAAAGGCAACAACTGCTTGAATCTGCTTCCACTGACTGA